From the Winogradskyella forsetii genome, the window TTCTGAAGGTGCTGCTGTTGCAAAAATAAATGAAGACAATACAGTTGGTGTAGCAATCGTGTTAGGTTGTGAAACCGATTTTGTTGGCAAAAACGAAAACTTTGTAAAGTTAGCTAATGATTTAGTAGATATAGCTTTAAACCACAACTCTAAAGAGGAGTTTTTAGCTGCAGATTTTGATGGTATGACCGTTGCTGAAAAATTAACTGAGCAAACAGGTGTTATTGGAGAAAAATTGGATATCACTGCTTTTGAAAAATTAGAAGCACCTTACGTTGGCCAATACGTTCACATCAATAAAATTGCAGCCTTAGTTGGTTTGTCCGCTAAAGTTGATAATGTTGAGACCTTGGTTAAAGATGTAGCTATGCAAGTGGCTTCAATGGGAGCAACGACATTGTCTTACAAAGATTTTGACGCAGCATACATCGCATCAGAAACTGAAGCGCGTATCGCAGTCATTGAAAAAGATAATATTGAATTAGGACGTTTAGGTAAGACCTTGAAAAATGTACCGAGTTATATTTCTATGGCACAATTAACTCCAGAAGTTATTGCTGAAGCTGAAGAAGCTGCAAAAGCAGAGTTAAAAGCTGAAGGGAAACCAGAGCAAATTTGGGATAGAATCTTACCAGGTAAAATGGAGCGTTTCATTTCTGATAACACCACTTTAGACCAAGAAAAAGCATTATTGGATCAAAAGTTTATTAAAGATGACAAGCAAACCGTTGCTGACTACGTTAAAACTTATGGTGACGTTTCAGTTACTGGTTTTAAACGTGCTACTGTTGGATAATCAATAGTATCTAAAAATATAATTATAAAAAGTGCTTCTCTTCCGACGATTCGGAATCGAGAGGCATTTTTTTTGCGTTTTTTTCACTTTTACAGAAGCTAATAATTACGTAGCTTTGCTCAACTTTTAATCGATCTAATGAAATAAGCCATATTGCTATATTCTTTTCGGATATATGTTACTTGGCGAATTACATTAGACTATACTATAGAAATAGCAACCATCTAATGAAATACAAAAGAATTCTACTAAAATTATCTGGAGAAGCCTTAATGGGTAATCGACAATATGGGATTGATCCTGAGCGTTTATCCGAATACGCTAAAGACATTAAAGAAATAACGGACTTAGGTGTAGAAGTTGCCATAGTAATTGGTGGTGGAAATATTTTTAGAGGTGTTGCTGGCGCCATGAACGGTATGGACCGTGTGCAAGGTGACCATATGGGTATGTTAGCGACCGTGATCAACGGTTTGGCATTACAA encodes:
- the tsf gene encoding translation elongation factor Ts, producing MENTVKVTAAEVNKLRQATGAGMMDCKKALVEAGGDFDKAIEVLRKKGQKVAEKRADRDSSEGAAVAKINEDNTVGVAIVLGCETDFVGKNENFVKLANDLVDIALNHNSKEEFLAADFDGMTVAEKLTEQTGVIGEKLDITAFEKLEAPYVGQYVHINKIAALVGLSAKVDNVETLVKDVAMQVASMGATTLSYKDFDAAYIASETEARIAVIEKDNIELGRLGKTLKNVPSYISMAQLTPEVIAEAEEAAKAELKAEGKPEQIWDRILPGKMERFISDNTTLDQEKALLDQKFIKDDKQTVADYVKTYGDVSVTGFKRATVG